The following are encoded together in the Triticum dicoccoides isolate Atlit2015 ecotype Zavitan chromosome 6B, WEW_v2.0, whole genome shotgun sequence genome:
- the LOC119325649 gene encoding extensin-like: MAGGKAALLVALLFLSLALETQQADSGGYDPAPTPLTTSHRNRKPPRPRPHPPRPRPRPRPRPPTPPTPMPPPYTPSPPEPEPTPPPSPPEPEPTPTPPPYTPSPPSPPEPTPPPYAPVPMPSPFLDHGAEADSAGVQAAADAADYEEPPSTPAYKPNV, encoded by the coding sequence ATGGCGGGTGGCAAAGCCGCTCTCCTGGTGGCCCTGCTGTTCCTGAGCCTGGCCTTGGAGACCCAGCAGGCGGACAGCGGCGGGTacgaccccgccccgacgccgctcaccACGTCCCACAGGAACAGGAAGCCTCCCAGGCCGCGTCCGCATCCGccgcgccctcgccctcgccctcgcccccgCCCACCTACACCTCCCACGCCAATGCCGCCCCCGTACACTCCGTCCCCTCCTGAGCCTGAACCCACGCCGCCACCGTCCCCTCCTGAGCCTGAGCCCACGCCAACGCCGCCGCCGTACACTCCGTCCCCTCCGTCCCCTCCTGAGCCCACGCCACCCCCATACGCCCCTGTCCCGATGCCATCTCCCTTCCTCGACCACGGCGCGGAAGCCGACTCCGCTGGCGTAcaggccgccgccgacgccgccgactACGAGGAGCCGCCATCGACGCCGGCCTACAAGCCCAATGTCTAG
- the LOC119324148 gene encoding uncharacterized protein LOC119324148, giving the protein MTTVGASATTNSSASEHGTQQAYVLCWESLNADLLKLIADRVLSSDLLHYVWFRAVCKKWRAATPCPLGRGVVDPRFHPRQWMMFLEGNGLHPGHPALGGYIRFLNIYTGIFIRVHIPCFEDHSMLDCPDGLLLLQRKKDVVICLLHPFTGDVAEFPPLASLCMYMSKFGIFLNGPYDLLLRMVHTAVSVHAGGSITIMLALSHAERMAYVSTGDKHWTHTSWIMSGMRTALPFLGSLYMVRSSKNKPSQIMRVDPPDSSSSSSWSSTPPQMIATCPANQMVKPYLVECNSELLLVVYTDRKSRLVVIRLADLLLGVPATPLTSIGDHALFIGTWSMAVNSTNLPSVQGNSITVLIPRKSGRLRQYDLRTGTWSLLCDGYFLNANGPIPRPYSLVHHIVSCCQRLYWLSGHIWTRYHRSQPCWTIVALAHRNVCAVCSDQLKAIHLSNIYV; this is encoded by the coding sequence ATGACAACTGTTGGAGCAAGCGCAACCACTAACTCAAGTGCGAGTGAGCATGGCACTCAACAAGCCTATGTCCTTTGCTGGGAGTCGCTGAATGCTGATTTGCTGAAGCTGATTGCTGACCGGGTACTCTCTAGCGACCTGCTGCACTACGTCTGGTTCCGCGCGGTGTGCAAGAAGTGGCGTGCCGCCACTCCTTGCCCGCTTGGCCGTGGCGTGGTTGACCCGCGCTTTCACCCACGGCAATGGATGATGTTTCTGGAGGGCAATGGGCTTCACCCCGGTCACCCTGCATTGGGCGGCTACATCCGCTTCCTCAATATCTACACCGGCATCTTCATCCGCGTGCACATCCCATGCTTCGAGGACCACTCCATGCTCGACTGCCCTGATGGCCTCCTTCTCCTACAGCGCAAGAAGGATGTTGTTATCTGTCTCCTCCACCCCTTCACCGGTGATGTTGCCGAGTTTCctccccttgcttccctctgcaTGTACATGAGTAAGTTTGGGATCTTTCTGAATGGCCCTTATGATCTTCTACTACGAATGGTCCACACGGCTGTCTCCGTCCATGCGGGTGGCAGTATTACCATTATGCTCGCTCTCAGCCACGCTGAGCGCATGGCATACGTATCCACTGGTGACAAGCACTGGACTCACACAAGCTGGATAATGAGTGGCATGAGGACAGCACTACCATTCCTTGGCAGCCTCTACATGGTGAGGAGCTCGAAAAACAAACCCTCACAAATCATGCGCGTCGATCCACCAGATAGCTCCAGTTCCTCCTCGTGGTCGTCTACACCACCGCAAATGATCGCCACATGTCCAGCTAATCAGATGGTTAAGCCTTATCTGGTGGAGTGCAATTCTGAACTTCTTCTGGTTGTCTATACCGACAGAAAGTCCCGGCTTGTGGTTATTCGGCTTGCTGACCTCCTGCTTGGAGTACCTGCCACGCCATTGACAAGCATCGGTGACCACGCCCTCTTCATTGGCACTTGGAGCATGGCCGTCAACTCCACCAACCTACCATCCGTTCAGGGGAACTCCATCACTGTCCTCATCCCACGTAAGAGTGGCCGACTGCGGCAATATGATCTGCGCACAGGTACCTGGTCGCTACTGTGTGATGGATACTTCCTCAATGCTAACGGCCCCATACCAAGGCCATACAGTCTTGTCCACCACATTGTCAGTTGTTGCCAGCGTCTTTACTGGCTCAGTGGACACATTTGGACCCGCTACCATCGTTCTCAACCTTGTTGGACTATAGtcgctttagcacatagaaatgtttgTGCAGTCTGCAGTGATCAGTTGAAGGCTATTCATCTTTCCAATATCTATGTTTGA